From one Bacteroidales bacterium genomic stretch:
- a CDS encoding S-adenosylmethionine:tRNA ribosyltransferase-isomerase — MAEPSTIFLENFKYELPDSRIARYPLPDRSASKLLLYKGENISQTRFSHLPEHLPADSWLVFNNTRVIQARLIFRKESGARIEIFCLEPCDPADYQLAFLAKHSATWHCLVGNVKKWKSGPVSLETGIRGRVVMLEAHLLERHGEGFLVQFRWQDPEITFGEIIEQSGSTPIPPYMKREAEESDRERYQTVYSVNNGSVAAPTAGLHFSGELIRQLESRRILMEHITLHVGAGTFVPVKEKNARDHSMHSELVVVTRKFLKRWLKRTRGLVAVGTTSTRSLESLYWLGVKFLVGPQSDPFSLSLAQWDHEQLPQEISLPESLEAVIAYCKLHNLEQLHFTTNLMIVPGYRFRTIEGLITNFHMPGSTLLLLIAAWIGEDWRKVYDYALKENFRFLSYGDSSLLIPPFEQ, encoded by the coding sequence ATGGCTGAGCCATCTACTATCTTTCTTGAAAATTTCAAATATGAACTGCCCGATTCCAGGATAGCCAGATATCCCCTCCCGGACCGTTCCGCTTCAAAATTGCTGCTCTATAAGGGGGAAAACATTTCTCAGACCCGTTTCAGTCATTTGCCGGAACACCTGCCGGCTGACTCCTGGCTGGTCTTTAACAACACCCGGGTGATTCAGGCCCGTCTTATTTTCCGGAAGGAAAGCGGAGCCCGCATTGAAATCTTCTGCCTGGAACCCTGTGATCCGGCCGATTATCAGCTGGCCTTTCTGGCAAAGCATTCAGCCACCTGGCACTGTCTGGTCGGAAATGTAAAGAAATGGAAAAGCGGACCGGTATCCCTGGAGACAGGCATCAGGGGCAGAGTGGTCATGCTGGAGGCCCATCTATTGGAAAGGCACGGAGAAGGATTTTTGGTTCAGTTCCGATGGCAGGATCCGGAGATCACCTTCGGGGAGATTATAGAGCAATCCGGAAGCACCCCCATCCCACCCTATATGAAGCGGGAGGCAGAAGAGAGCGACAGGGAGCGCTACCAGACCGTATACAGCGTGAATAACGGCTCTGTGGCTGCTCCAACAGCTGGTTTGCACTTCAGCGGAGAGCTGATCCGGCAGCTGGAGAGCCGGAGGATTCTTATGGAACATATTACCCTTCATGTGGGTGCTGGCACCTTTGTGCCTGTAAAAGAGAAGAATGCCAGGGATCACTCCATGCATTCGGAACTGGTGGTGGTGACCCGGAAGTTCCTGAAACGGTGGTTGAAAAGAACACGGGGCCTGGTCGCCGTAGGCACCACCAGCACACGCAGCCTGGAATCCCTCTACTGGCTGGGAGTAAAGTTTCTGGTCGGGCCCCAGTCCGATCCCTTCTCCCTGTCCCTTGCCCAATGGGATCATGAGCAGCTTCCACAGGAGATATCCCTTCCGGAAAGTCTTGAAGCAGTGATTGCTTACTGTAAGTTGCACAATCTGGAGCAGTTGCACTTCACCACCAATCTGATGATTGTACCCGGCTACCGGTTCAGAACCATTGAAGGACTGATTACCAATTTCCATATGCCTGGCAGCACCCTGCTTTTGCTGATTGCCGCCTGGATCGGTGAGGACTGGCGAAAGGTATATGACTATGCTTTGAAAGAGAACTTCAGGTTCCTGAGCTACGGGGACAGTTCCCTGTTAATCCCCCCCTTTGAGCAATGA
- the kdsA gene encoding 3-deoxy-8-phosphooctulonate synthase, protein MITNNELREVIPSLRSYDREGFLLIAGPCVVEGRDMVMQIAEHISLLCEKYQLPVVFKASYRKANRSRPDSFTGIGDERALQILKEAGEQFALPVITDVHSPQEAKMAAEFVDVLQVPAFLSRQTDLLVACARTNCAVSIKKGQFLSPESMKFVVDKVVEAGNNKVLITERGTTFGYQDLVVDFRGIPVMQQFGHPVILDVTHSLQQPNQSGGVTGGRPELIESMARAGIAVGADGIFLETHPDPSRAKSDGANMLQMAYLDDLLRKLTLLRDIVLNM, encoded by the coding sequence ATGATAACAAATAATGAACTTAGAGAAGTGATCCCCTCCCTCCGGAGTTATGACAGAGAAGGTTTTTTGTTAATTGCGGGGCCCTGTGTGGTGGAAGGAAGGGATATGGTCATGCAGATAGCGGAGCATATCAGCCTTTTGTGTGAGAAATACCAATTGCCTGTTGTGTTTAAGGCCTCCTACCGGAAAGCCAACCGATCGCGACCGGACTCCTTTACAGGAATCGGGGATGAACGGGCCCTGCAGATTCTGAAGGAAGCGGGGGAGCAATTTGCTTTACCGGTAATCACGGATGTTCATAGCCCGCAAGAAGCGAAAATGGCCGCTGAATTTGTGGATGTGCTCCAGGTTCCGGCCTTTCTTTCCAGACAGACAGACCTGCTGGTGGCATGTGCCAGGACCAATTGCGCCGTATCTATAAAAAAAGGACAGTTTCTTTCCCCTGAATCCATGAAGTTTGTTGTGGATAAGGTGGTGGAAGCGGGCAATAATAAGGTCCTGATCACTGAAAGGGGCACCACCTTCGGATATCAGGACCTGGTGGTTGACTTCAGGGGGATCCCGGTCATGCAGCAATTCGGACATCCGGTTATCCTGGATGTTACCCATTCGCTACAGCAACCCAATCAGTCCGGAGGGGTAACAGGAGGCAGGCCGGAATTAATTGAAAGCATGGCCAGGGCAGGGATTGCTGTGGGTGCTGATGGTATATTTCTGGAAACCCACCCCGATCCTTCCAGGGCAAAATCGGACGGTGCCAATATGCTTCAGATGGCTTATCTGGACGATTTGTTAAGAAAACTGACACTGCTTAGAGATATTGTATTAAATATGTAA
- a CDS encoding replication-associated recombination protein A, whose product MSPAFQFPNQPLADRMRPNRLDDYIGQEHLVGSNAVIRKMVLSGSLSSFILWGPPGVGKTTLASIISKQLDRPFYSLSAVQSGVKDVRETIEKAKKNQFFNKPNPVLFIDEIHRFSKSQQDSLLGAVEQGIVTLIGATTENPSFEVISPLLSRCQVYILNPLSRENLETLLQRALDKDPYLKKLKIVILENKAMLKYSGGDARKLLNTLEVVVKSESSGEEFSEEHVLEITDEIVTDRLQENMAIYDKSGEMHYDIISAFIKSIRGSDPDAAVYWLARMLAGGEDVKFIARRLVILASEDIGLANPNALLMAASCFQAVHMIGMPEARIILSETSIYLAASPKSNSAYAAINAALRQVEQSGDLPVPLHLRNAPTSLMKELGYGKDYQYAHDYEDHFVRENYLPEDLKMKQFYQPGQNPREEEMLKRLSRLWKEKKSYDNK is encoded by the coding sequence ATGTCTCCTGCGTTTCAGTTTCCCAACCAGCCCCTTGCCGATCGAATGCGTCCAAACAGACTGGACGACTACATCGGACAGGAACATCTGGTGGGCTCTAATGCAGTTATACGCAAAATGGTGCTCTCGGGTTCGCTCAGTTCATTTATTCTTTGGGGACCTCCTGGTGTGGGAAAAACTACTCTGGCCAGTATAATCTCCAAACAGCTGGATCGTCCTTTTTACAGCTTGAGTGCCGTTCAGTCTGGCGTTAAGGATGTTAGGGAAACCATAGAGAAGGCTAAGAAGAACCAGTTTTTCAATAAGCCGAATCCGGTCCTGTTTATCGATGAAATACACCGTTTCTCAAAATCCCAGCAGGATTCCCTGCTGGGTGCGGTGGAGCAGGGCATAGTTACCTTAATTGGAGCTACCACCGAAAATCCTTCTTTTGAAGTGATCTCTCCACTGCTCTCCCGCTGTCAGGTCTACATCCTGAATCCTCTATCCAGGGAGAACCTGGAGACCCTGCTCCAAAGAGCGCTGGATAAGGATCCTTATTTGAAGAAACTGAAAATCGTGATCCTGGAAAACAAAGCCATGCTTAAGTATTCTGGCGGAGATGCCAGGAAACTGCTTAATACCCTGGAGGTGGTGGTTAAATCGGAAAGCTCCGGGGAAGAGTTCAGCGAAGAGCATGTTCTGGAGATCACCGATGAGATAGTCACCGATCGCTTACAGGAGAACATGGCCATCTATGATAAGAGCGGCGAGATGCACTATGATATTATCTCTGCATTTATCAAATCGATCCGTGGCAGTGATCCGGATGCAGCGGTTTACTGGCTGGCCCGGATGCTTGCTGGTGGCGAGGATGTGAAATTCATCGCCCGGAGGCTGGTGATACTGGCTTCTGAGGATATCGGACTTGCCAATCCCAATGCGCTGTTAATGGCTGCCAGCTGCTTTCAGGCCGTGCATATGATCGGGATGCCTGAGGCCCGGATCATCTTATCGGAAACCAGCATTTATCTGGCTGCATCTCCGAAGAGTAATTCTGCCTATGCCGCCATTAACGCAGCCCTGCGGCAGGTAGAACAATCGGGGGATCTTCCGGTGCCTCTCCATTTAAGGAATGCCCCGACATCTCTGATGAAGGAGCTTGGTTACGGGAAAGACTACCAGTATGCTCACGATTACGAAGATCACTTTGTAAGGGAGAATTATCTCCCGGAGGATCTGAAAATGAAACAATTCTACCAGCCGGGACAGAACCCGAGAGAGGAAGAGATGCTCAAGAGGCTCAGCAGGCTGTGGAAAGAGAAAAAAAGCTATGATAACAAATAA